One window of Nocardioides dongkuii genomic DNA carries:
- a CDS encoding thermonuclease family protein, which produces MLRRITLLTLALAVAAAGLIGFTVTPAQAADKDCADFATQRAAQIFFLNHGGPQNDPHGLDSEDDGVACESNPCPCYYGKTPPGGGGDSNPPPSTPEPLKRNQAKVIRVVDGDTVNVRILPRGPKVSVRLIGIDTPEVHGSTECGGPEASRSLKKLLKPKTRVSLLSDRSQNLKDRYGRWLRYVTKTKGKVDAGRRQLVRGHAEVYVFKKPFARVKSYRNAQTAAKRQDRGMWGNC; this is translated from the coding sequence GTGCTTCGACGCATCACTCTTCTCACCCTCGCCCTCGCGGTGGCAGCCGCAGGCCTCATCGGGTTCACAGTCACCCCGGCTCAGGCCGCGGACAAGGACTGCGCCGACTTCGCCACCCAGCGCGCCGCGCAGATCTTCTTCCTCAACCACGGCGGCCCGCAGAACGACCCCCACGGTCTCGACTCCGAAGACGACGGCGTTGCCTGCGAGTCCAACCCCTGCCCCTGCTACTACGGCAAGACCCCTCCCGGCGGCGGCGGGGACTCCAACCCGCCCCCCTCGACCCCCGAGCCGCTCAAGCGGAACCAGGCCAAGGTCATCAGGGTCGTCGACGGCGACACCGTCAACGTCCGCATCCTGCCCCGCGGCCCGAAGGTCAGCGTGCGCCTCATCGGCATCGACACCCCCGAGGTCCACGGCAGCACCGAGTGTGGCGGCCCCGAGGCATCCCGATCGCTGAAGAAGCTCCTGAAGCCCAAGACCCGCGTCTCGCTGCTCTCCGACCGCAGCCAGAACCTGAAGGACCGCTACGGCCGCTGGCTGCGGTACGTCACGAAGACCAAGGGCAAGGTCGACGCCGGCCGCCGTCAGCTCGTGCGCGGTCACGCCGAGGTCTACGTCTTCAAGAAGCCGTTCGCCCGCGTGAAGTCGTACCGCAACGCCCAGACCGCGGCGAAGCGACAGGATCGCGGCATGTGGGGCAACTGCTGA
- the lon gene encoding endopeptidase La → MTQVFEGEGAASSSRLPVLFVSDLVVLPGMVVPLELDESSLAAIDAARASSEGRLLVVPRLEDRYASYGVIASVERVGRFSGGGPAAVLKAERRGRIGTGVTGPGAALWVEVEAVDDHVSDRARELAEEYKRLVVAVLQRREAWQVIDSVHQMSDPSAIADAAGYAPYLSVDRKWELLENPDVESRLEALMGWTRDHLAEAELTDKIGEDVREGMEKSQREFLLRQQLAAIRKELGEGEPEGADDYRGRVEAADVPDAVREALLREVDKLERSSEQSPENGWIRTWLDTVLELPWNVTTEDSTDVVEARAVLDADHHGLDEVKERIVEYLAVRSRRAERGLHVVGGRGSGAVILLAGPPGVGKTSLGESVARALGRKFVRVALGGVRDEAEIRGHRRTYVGALPGRVVRAIKEAGSMNPVVLLDEVDKVGADHRGDPAAALLEVLDPAQNHTFRDHYLELDLDLSDVLFIATANVVEQIPSALLDRMELVTLDGYTEDDKVAIARDFLLPRQLERAALTDDEVTISDAALREIAANYTREAGVRQMERLLAKALRKAATRLATGAERVDIDLADLKDLVGRPRFTPEAHERTAVPGVSTGLAVTGLGGDVLFIEASAHEGPAGLTLTGQLGDVMKESAQIALTFVRSHAAELGVDQAFFDRAIHVHVPAGATPKDGPSAGITMVTALASLATGRPVRSEVGMTGEVTLNGRVLPIGGLKQKLLAAQRNGLTEVFIPLRNEPDLDDVPAEVLETLTVHVVGDVLDVVRGALSPSGATAVAA, encoded by the coding sequence ATGACTCAAGTTTTCGAAGGGGAGGGCGCTGCCTCGTCCAGCCGCCTTCCGGTGTTGTTCGTCTCCGACCTCGTGGTCCTGCCGGGCATGGTCGTCCCGCTCGAGCTGGACGAGTCCTCCCTGGCCGCCATCGACGCCGCCCGCGCCAGCAGCGAAGGTCGGCTCCTCGTCGTCCCGCGGCTCGAGGACCGCTACGCGTCGTACGGCGTGATCGCGTCCGTAGAGCGGGTGGGCCGGTTCAGCGGGGGCGGTCCCGCGGCCGTCCTCAAGGCCGAGCGCCGCGGCCGGATCGGCACCGGCGTGACCGGACCCGGCGCGGCCCTGTGGGTCGAGGTCGAGGCGGTCGACGACCACGTCAGCGACCGCGCCCGCGAGCTCGCCGAGGAGTACAAGAGGCTGGTCGTCGCCGTGCTCCAGCGGCGCGAGGCCTGGCAGGTCATCGACTCGGTCCACCAGATGAGCGACCCGAGCGCGATCGCCGACGCTGCCGGCTACGCGCCGTACCTCTCCGTCGACCGCAAGTGGGAGCTGCTGGAGAACCCGGACGTCGAGTCCCGGCTCGAGGCCCTGATGGGCTGGACGCGGGACCACCTCGCCGAGGCCGAGCTCACCGACAAGATCGGTGAGGACGTCCGCGAGGGGATGGAGAAGAGCCAGCGTGAGTTCCTGCTGCGCCAGCAGCTCGCCGCGATCCGCAAGGAGCTCGGCGAGGGCGAGCCCGAGGGGGCCGACGACTACCGCGGTCGCGTCGAGGCCGCCGACGTCCCGGACGCCGTGCGCGAGGCGCTGCTGCGGGAGGTCGACAAGCTGGAGCGCTCCAGCGAGCAGAGCCCCGAGAACGGGTGGATCCGGACCTGGCTGGACACGGTGCTCGAGCTGCCGTGGAACGTCACGACCGAGGACTCCACCGACGTGGTCGAGGCCCGTGCCGTGCTCGACGCCGACCACCACGGCCTCGACGAGGTCAAGGAGCGCATCGTCGAGTACCTCGCCGTCCGCAGCCGGCGTGCCGAGCGCGGGCTGCACGTCGTCGGCGGCCGCGGCTCCGGCGCGGTGATCCTGCTCGCCGGTCCTCCTGGAGTCGGCAAGACGTCGCTCGGTGAGTCGGTCGCGCGAGCGCTCGGGCGGAAGTTCGTCCGCGTCGCCCTCGGCGGGGTCAGGGACGAGGCCGAGATCCGCGGACACCGGCGGACGTACGTCGGTGCGCTCCCGGGCCGGGTCGTCCGGGCGATCAAGGAGGCCGGTTCGATGAACCCGGTCGTCCTGCTCGACGAGGTCGACAAGGTCGGTGCGGACCACCGGGGTGACCCGGCCGCCGCCCTGCTCGAGGTGCTCGACCCGGCGCAGAACCACACGTTCCGCGACCACTACCTCGAGCTCGACCTGGACCTGTCCGACGTGCTCTTCATCGCCACCGCCAACGTGGTCGAGCAGATCCCGTCCGCGCTGCTGGACCGGATGGAGCTGGTGACCCTGGACGGCTACACCGAGGACGACAAGGTCGCGATCGCGCGCGACTTCCTGCTGCCTCGGCAGCTCGAGCGCGCCGCGCTGACCGACGACGAGGTCACGATCTCGGACGCGGCGCTGCGCGAGATCGCGGCCAACTACACCCGCGAGGCCGGCGTACGACAGATGGAGCGCCTCCTCGCGAAGGCGCTGCGCAAGGCGGCGACCCGGCTGGCGACCGGGGCCGAACGGGTCGACATCGACCTGGCGGACCTCAAGGACCTCGTCGGACGGCCGCGGTTCACCCCGGAGGCCCACGAGCGCACGGCGGTGCCCGGCGTCTCGACCGGGCTGGCCGTGACCGGGCTCGGCGGGGACGTGCTCTTCATCGAGGCGTCCGCGCACGAGGGCCCGGCCGGGTTGACCCTCACCGGCCAGCTGGGCGACGTGATGAAGGAGTCGGCGCAGATCGCCCTGACCTTCGTGCGCTCGCACGCGGCCGAGCTGGGTGTCGACCAGGCGTTCTTCGACCGGGCCATCCACGTGCACGTGCCGGCGGGGGCGACCCCGAAGGACGGGCCGTCCGCCGGCATCACGATGGTGACCGCCCTGGCCTCGCTCGCCACGGGGCGCCCGGTGCGCTCCGAGGTCGGCATGACGGGCGAGGTCACCCTCAACGGCCGGGTGCTCCCGATCGGCGGCCTCAAGCAGAAGCTGCTCGCTGCCCAGCGCAACGGGCTGACCGAGGTGTTCATCCCGCTCCGCAACGAGCCCGACCTGGACGACGTGCCCGCCGAGGTCCTGGAGACGCTGACCGTGCACGTGGTCGGCGACGTCCTCGACGTGGTCCGCGGGGCGCTGTCCCCGTCAGGCGCCACCGCGGTCGCCGCCTGA
- a CDS encoding glutamine synthetase III, producing the protein MTGNAVRLQAIKDVEAYQPPAVSFDPGEEPGEIFGQNVFSLTVMQKRLPKSVYKSVVSTIEKSTPLDPDVGDAVASAMKDWALEKGATHYAHVFYPLTGLTAEKHDSFLDPVGDGTALASFSGKTLVQGEPDASSFPNGGLRNTFEARGYTGWDVMSPAYILENPNGNTLCIPTIFISMTGEALDHKTPVLRSQQAMAVHAKRVLNLFGHTDPENVVAYCGPEQEYFLVDSHFFLARPDLLNAGRTLFGAKPPKGQEFDDHYFGAIPSRVLGFMMDTERELFKLGIPAKTRHNEVAPGQFEVAPMFERANEASDHQQLLMTTFKAVAKKHGMECLFHEKPFDGVNGSGKHVNFSLGNSELGSLLVPGDTPHDNAQFLVFCAAVIRAVHKYGGLLRVSVASASNDHRLGANEAPPAIISIFLGDQLADVFDQIAKGGATRSKEKGTLTIGVDTLPNLTKDAGDRNRTSPFAFTGNRFEFRAPGSNQTVAGPMVMINTIMAEALDYCATSLETAVADGTDFNEAVQTLLAEIIANHGAVIFNGNGYSDEWPVEAEQRGLKNLRTTVDALPELISPEAIELFSKYGVFNEHEAHSRFEIGAEQYVLAVAVEANLTLEIGTTTILPAATRYQTELAQNVAALKAAGVEADLSDLESVSTPIAALRSGLADLAAAIGHEHPDDPLAAATYMRDSVIPAMAAVRAAADTLESLVADDLWPLPTYQEMLYIL; encoded by the coding sequence ATGACTGGAAACGCCGTACGGCTGCAGGCCATCAAGGACGTCGAGGCCTACCAGCCGCCGGCGGTCAGCTTCGACCCGGGTGAGGAGCCCGGCGAGATCTTCGGCCAGAACGTCTTCAGCCTCACCGTGATGCAGAAGCGGCTGCCCAAGAGCGTCTACAAGTCCGTCGTCTCCACGATCGAGAAGTCGACGCCGCTCGACCCCGACGTCGGGGACGCCGTCGCCTCGGCGATGAAGGACTGGGCCCTGGAGAAGGGTGCGACGCACTACGCCCACGTCTTCTACCCCCTGACCGGGCTGACCGCCGAGAAGCACGACAGCTTCCTCGACCCGGTCGGCGACGGCACGGCGCTCGCGTCATTCTCCGGCAAGACCCTGGTCCAGGGCGAGCCCGACGCGTCGTCGTTCCCCAACGGCGGCCTGCGCAACACCTTCGAGGCCCGCGGCTACACCGGCTGGGACGTGATGAGCCCGGCGTACATCCTGGAGAACCCCAACGGCAACACGCTGTGCATCCCCACCATCTTCATCTCGATGACCGGTGAGGCCCTCGACCACAAGACCCCCGTGCTGCGCTCGCAGCAGGCGATGGCGGTCCACGCCAAGCGCGTGCTCAACCTCTTCGGTCACACCGACCCGGAGAACGTGGTGGCCTACTGCGGGCCCGAGCAGGAGTACTTCCTCGTCGACAGCCACTTCTTCCTGGCCCGCCCCGACCTGCTCAATGCCGGTCGCACGCTCTTCGGCGCGAAGCCGCCCAAGGGCCAGGAGTTCGACGACCACTACTTCGGCGCCATCCCCTCGCGGGTGCTCGGCTTCATGATGGATACCGAGCGGGAGCTCTTCAAGCTCGGCATCCCCGCCAAGACCCGCCACAACGAGGTCGCGCCGGGCCAGTTCGAGGTCGCGCCGATGTTCGAGCGGGCCAACGAGGCCTCCGACCACCAGCAGCTGCTGATGACGACCTTCAAGGCCGTCGCCAAGAAGCACGGCATGGAGTGCCTGTTCCACGAGAAGCCGTTCGACGGCGTCAACGGCTCCGGCAAGCACGTCAACTTCTCGCTCGGCAACTCCGAGCTCGGCAGCCTGCTCGTGCCCGGTGACACCCCGCACGACAACGCCCAGTTCCTGGTCTTCTGCGCCGCCGTCATCCGCGCGGTGCACAAGTACGGCGGCCTGCTGCGGGTCTCGGTCGCCTCGGCGTCCAACGACCACCGGCTCGGTGCCAACGAGGCCCCGCCGGCGATCATCTCGATCTTCCTCGGCGACCAGCTGGCCGACGTCTTCGACCAGATCGCCAAGGGTGGTGCGACCCGCTCGAAGGAGAAGGGCACGCTCACCATCGGCGTCGACACCCTGCCGAACCTGACCAAGGACGCGGGCGACCGCAACCGGACCTCGCCGTTCGCCTTCACCGGCAACCGGTTCGAGTTCCGCGCGCCTGGCTCCAACCAGACCGTCGCCGGCCCGATGGTCATGATCAACACGATCATGGCCGAGGCGCTCGACTACTGCGCGACCTCGCTCGAGACGGCCGTCGCCGACGGCACCGACTTCAACGAGGCCGTGCAGACGCTGCTCGCCGAGATCATCGCCAACCACGGCGCGGTCATCTTCAACGGCAACGGCTACTCCGACGAGTGGCCGGTCGAGGCCGAGCAGCGGGGGCTGAAGAACCTCCGCACGACGGTCGACGCGCTGCCCGAGCTGATCTCGCCCGAGGCCATCGAGCTGTTCTCGAAGTACGGGGTCTTCAACGAGCACGAGGCGCACAGCCGTTTCGAGATCGGCGCGGAGCAGTACGTCCTCGCCGTCGCGGTCGAGGCCAACCTCACCCTCGAGATCGGCACCACCACGATCCTGCCGGCGGCGACGCGCTACCAGACCGAGCTGGCCCAGAACGTGGCCGCCCTCAAGGCGGCCGGCGTCGAGGCCGACCTGTCGGACCTGGAGTCGGTCAGCACCCCCATCGCGGCGCTGAGGTCCGGGCTGGCCGACCTGGCCGCAGCCATCGGTCACGAGCACCCGGACGACCCGCTGGCAGCGGCGACCTACATGCGCGACTCGGTGATCCCGGCGATGGCCGCGGTCCGCGCCGCGGCCGACACGCTGGAGTCCCTGGTGGCGGACGACCTGTGGCCGCTGCCGACGTACCAGGAGATGCTCTACATCCTCTGA
- the thrS gene encoding threonine--tRNA ligase, which translates to MPDIKVVLVTADAREDRTTTAGTKAWELFSEDATVIASRVNGELKDLSYELADGDQVEGVAIDSKDGHDILRHSTAHVMAQAVQQLFPDAKLGIGPPVENGFYYDFDVPTPFVPEDLAKIETAMRKIIKEGQRFERRVTTDADALNELQDEPYKLELIGLKGSGKSDDAAEGASVEVGAGELTIYDNVRRNGDVAWSDLCRGPHLPTTKRIPAFKLMRSAAAYWRGDEKNKQLQRIYGTAWESKEALEAHLHRIEEAERRDHRKLGRDLDLFSFPDEIGSGLPVFHPKGGVIKREMEDYVRRRHIEEGFEYVGTPHIAKEGLFYTSGHLPYYGEGMFPALDVDGMKYRLKAMNCPMHNLIYRSRQRSYRELPLRLFEFGSVYRHEKSGVVHGLTRVRGFAQDDSHSYVTPEQAPGEIKHLLDFCLGLFRDFGLHDFYLELSTRDDSKPDKFIGSDEDWAMATEVLRQVCEESGLELVPDPGGAAYYGPKVSVQARDAIGRTWQMSTIQYDFNQPSADRFNLEYVAADGTRQQPVMIHSAKFGSIERFLGVLVEHYAGAFPPWLAPVQVQAIPVADTFSDYLHDVARRMRSQGIRVEVDDADERMQKKIRNAQLQKVPFMMIAGADDVEAGAVSFRYRDGRQDNGVPLDEAIQRVVDAVASREQV; encoded by the coding sequence GTGCCCGACATCAAGGTCGTCCTCGTCACCGCCGACGCGCGTGAGGACCGGACGACCACGGCGGGCACCAAGGCCTGGGAGCTCTTCAGCGAGGACGCGACGGTGATCGCCTCCCGGGTCAACGGGGAGCTCAAGGACCTGTCCTACGAGCTCGCCGACGGCGACCAGGTCGAGGGCGTGGCCATCGACAGCAAGGACGGCCACGACATCCTGCGGCACTCGACCGCCCACGTGATGGCGCAGGCGGTGCAGCAGCTGTTCCCGGACGCCAAGCTCGGCATCGGCCCGCCGGTGGAGAACGGCTTCTACTACGACTTCGACGTGCCGACGCCGTTCGTGCCCGAGGACCTCGCCAAGATCGAGACCGCGATGCGGAAGATCATCAAGGAGGGCCAGCGGTTCGAGCGCCGGGTCACCACCGACGCCGACGCCCTCAACGAGCTGCAGGACGAGCCGTACAAGCTCGAGCTGATCGGCCTCAAGGGGTCGGGCAAGAGCGACGACGCGGCCGAGGGCGCGAGCGTCGAGGTCGGCGCCGGCGAGCTGACCATCTACGACAACGTCCGCCGCAACGGCGACGTCGCGTGGAGCGACCTGTGCCGCGGCCCGCACCTGCCCACCACCAAGCGGATCCCGGCCTTCAAGCTGATGCGCAGCGCCGCGGCGTACTGGCGCGGCGACGAGAAGAACAAGCAGCTCCAGCGCATCTACGGCACCGCCTGGGAGTCGAAGGAGGCCCTCGAGGCGCACCTGCACCGGATCGAGGAGGCCGAGCGCCGCGACCACCGCAAGCTCGGCCGCGACCTCGACCTGTTCAGCTTCCCCGACGAGATCGGGTCCGGCCTTCCGGTGTTCCACCCCAAGGGCGGGGTGATCAAGCGCGAGATGGAGGACTACGTCCGCCGCCGGCACATCGAGGAGGGCTTCGAGTACGTCGGCACGCCGCACATCGCCAAGGAGGGGCTCTTCTACACCTCCGGGCACCTGCCCTACTACGGCGAGGGGATGTTCCCGGCGCTCGACGTCGACGGCATGAAGTACCGCCTGAAGGCGATGAACTGCCCCATGCACAACCTCATCTACCGCTCCCGCCAGCGCTCCTACCGTGAGCTGCCGCTGCGGCTCTTCGAGTTCGGCTCGGTCTACCGGCACGAGAAGTCCGGCGTCGTGCACGGCCTGACCCGGGTCCGCGGGTTCGCCCAGGACGACTCCCACTCCTACGTCACCCCCGAGCAGGCGCCGGGGGAGATCAAGCACCTCCTCGACTTCTGCCTCGGTCTCTTCCGCGACTTCGGGCTCCACGACTTCTACCTCGAGCTCTCGACCCGCGACGACTCCAAGCCGGACAAGTTCATCGGCTCCGACGAGGACTGGGCGATGGCCACCGAGGTGCTGCGCCAGGTCTGCGAGGAGTCCGGCCTGGAGCTCGTGCCGGACCCGGGCGGGGCGGCCTACTACGGCCCCAAGGTGTCGGTGCAGGCGCGCGACGCGATCGGCCGCACCTGGCAGATGTCGACGATCCAGTACGACTTCAACCAGCCGTCGGCCGACCGGTTCAACCTCGAGTACGTCGCCGCCGACGGCACCCGTCAGCAGCCGGTGATGATCCACTCGGCGAAGTTCGGCTCGATCGAGCGGTTCCTCGGCGTGCTCGTCGAGCACTACGCCGGTGCGTTCCCCCCGTGGCTCGCGCCGGTGCAGGTGCAGGCGATCCCGGTCGCCGACACCTTCAGCGACTACCTGCACGACGTCGCCCGCCGGATGCGCAGCCAGGGGATCCGGGTCGAGGTCGACGACGCCGACGAGCGGATGCAGAAGAAGATCCGCAACGCCCAGCTGCAGAAGGTGCCGTTCATGATGATCGCCGGCGCCGACGACGTGGAGGCCGGCGCGGTCTCGTTCCGGTACCGCGACGGGCGCCAGGACAACGGCGTACCCCTCGACGAGGCGATCCAGCGGGTCGTCGACGCGGTCGCCTCGCGCGAGCAGGTCTGA
- a CDS encoding PPOX class F420-dependent oxidoreductase → MPRRIATTTPVDRDAMLDFVRPRHHLVLITTRANGSPQASPVTGGVDQEGRIVISTYPDRAKAVNARRRPEVSVLVLSDQFDDAWVQVDGTAEVIDPPDSVEPLVDYFRCIAGEHPDWDEYRQAMRDQGKSLIRVTPTHWSPIATGGFPPRLAD, encoded by the coding sequence ATGCCGCGCAGGATCGCCACCACCACGCCCGTCGACCGCGACGCGATGCTGGACTTCGTCCGGCCGCGCCACCACCTGGTCCTGATCACCACCCGCGCGAACGGCAGCCCGCAGGCCTCGCCGGTGACCGGCGGGGTGGACCAGGAGGGCCGGATCGTGATCTCGACGTACCCCGACCGCGCGAAGGCGGTCAACGCCCGCCGCCGTCCGGAGGTCAGCGTGCTGGTGCTCTCCGATCAGTTCGACGACGCCTGGGTGCAGGTCGACGGCACCGCGGAGGTGATCGACCCGCCGGACTCGGTGGAGCCGCTGGTCGACTACTTCCGCTGCATCGCGGGGGAGCACCCCGACTGGGACGAGTACCGCCAGGCGATGCGGGACCAGGGCAAGTCCCTGATCCGGGTCACCCCGACGCACTGGTCGCCGATCGCCACCGGCGGGTTCCCGCCGCGGCTCGCTGACTGA
- a CDS encoding DNA glycosylase AlkZ-like family protein yields the protein MLRLAREDARRIAVQAQLLDLPRPDDVLDVVRHLTFLQLEPTSAVAPSADVVLWSRIGSAYDPAELQDLLDRQALVEHHQLARPAEDLALFRAEMAAWPGPPPLKGWQEQCADWVAANDGCRRDILELLRQDGPLPLRELPDTCVVPWRSSGWNNAKNVKMLVGLMVERGEVARAGREGREVLWDLASRVYPDVPVPDADTARRTRGVRRLAALGIARATAPVSPTEPDDVGQAGEPAVVEGVKGEWRVDPALLDRPFTGRTALLSPLDRLVFDRRRMTELFGFDYQLEMYKPAEKRRWGYWAMPVLHGDQLVGKLDATADRRAGALYVDAVHEDEPLAPDVREAVDAEIEDLARWLRLELVRNDR from the coding sequence GTGCTCCGGCTCGCGCGCGAGGACGCCCGGCGGATCGCCGTCCAGGCCCAGCTGCTCGACCTGCCGCGGCCGGACGACGTGCTGGACGTCGTGCGGCACCTGACGTTCCTCCAGCTCGAGCCGACGTCCGCGGTCGCGCCGAGCGCCGACGTGGTGCTGTGGAGCCGGATCGGCTCGGCGTACGACCCCGCCGAGCTGCAGGACCTGCTCGACCGCCAGGCGCTCGTCGAGCACCACCAGCTCGCGCGGCCGGCCGAGGACCTGGCGCTCTTCCGTGCGGAGATGGCGGCCTGGCCCGGGCCGCCGCCGCTCAAGGGGTGGCAGGAGCAGTGCGCCGACTGGGTGGCGGCCAACGACGGCTGCCGCCGCGACATCCTCGAGCTGCTGCGCCAGGACGGCCCGCTCCCGCTGCGCGAGCTGCCGGACACCTGCGTGGTCCCGTGGCGCTCGAGCGGCTGGAACAACGCCAAGAACGTCAAGATGCTCGTCGGCCTGATGGTCGAGCGGGGCGAGGTGGCCCGCGCCGGGCGCGAGGGGCGCGAGGTGCTCTGGGACCTCGCGAGCCGGGTCTACCCCGACGTCCCGGTGCCGGACGCCGACACCGCCCGGCGGACCCGCGGCGTACGACGCCTCGCCGCGCTCGGGATCGCCCGCGCCACGGCGCCGGTCAGCCCGACGGAGCCCGACGACGTCGGGCAGGCGGGCGAGCCCGCGGTCGTCGAGGGCGTGAAGGGGGAGTGGCGGGTCGACCCGGCGCTGCTCGACCGGCCGTTCACCGGCCGCACGGCGCTGCTCTCGCCGCTCGACCGGCTGGTCTTCGACCGCAGACGGATGACGGAGCTCTTCGGGTTCGACTACCAGCTGGAGATGTACAAGCCCGCCGAGAAGCGGCGCTGGGGCTACTGGGCGATGCCGGTCCTGCACGGCGACCAGCTCGTCGGCAAGCTCGACGCCACCGCCGACCGCCGGGCCGGGGCGCTGTACGTCGACGCCGTGCACGAGGACGAGCCGCTGGCGCCCGACGTCCGCGAGGCCGTGGACGCCGAGATCGAGGACCTGGCCCGCTGGCTGCGCCTCGAGCTGGTCCGCAACGACCGCTAA
- a CDS encoding GNAT family N-acetyltransferase, translating to MSVTTLRPGTADDAAAVADLWHAAWHGGHAGHVPDGLTAARTLAGFRERTPARVGDTTVAEVDGVLAGFVMVVGDEVEQVFVDAAHRGSGVATVLLAEAERQVAAQGYDEAWLAVVVGNARARRFYERCGWRDGGDLPYEVTVAGTTYVSPCRRYVKRVR from the coding sequence GTGAGCGTCACGACCCTGCGTCCCGGCACCGCAGACGACGCCGCCGCGGTGGCCGATCTCTGGCACGCGGCCTGGCACGGCGGCCACGCCGGGCACGTCCCCGACGGGCTCACCGCAGCGCGCACCCTGGCCGGGTTCCGCGAGCGCACGCCCGCGCGCGTCGGTGACACCACGGTCGCGGAGGTCGACGGCGTGCTCGCCGGGTTCGTCATGGTCGTGGGCGACGAGGTCGAGCAGGTGTTCGTCGACGCTGCCCACCGCGGGTCCGGCGTCGCCACGGTGCTGCTCGCCGAGGCGGAGCGCCAGGTCGCGGCGCAGGGGTACGACGAGGCGTGGCTGGCCGTCGTGGTCGGCAACGCCCGCGCCCGCCGCTTCTACGAGCGGTGCGGCTGGCGCGACGGCGGCGACCTGCCGTACGAGGTGACGGTGGCCGGCACGACGTACGTCTCGCCGTGCCGGAGGTACGTCAAGCGGGTCCGTTAG
- a CDS encoding HIT family protein — protein MSQPEEPLRQDGIGAPDDLDRLWTPHRMAYIRGENKPIDATSGECPFCRIPSLADDEGLVVHRGALSYAVLNLYPYAPGHLMVCPYRHIADYTETTDEEAAEIADLTRTAMRVIRTVSGAGGFNIGMNQGHVAGAGIAAHLHQHVVPRWPGDQNFMPIIGRTKTLPELLGDTRALFARAWPASD, from the coding sequence ATGAGCCAGCCCGAGGAGCCGCTGCGCCAGGACGGCATCGGCGCGCCCGACGACCTCGACCGTCTCTGGACGCCGCACCGGATGGCCTACATCCGTGGCGAGAACAAGCCGATCGACGCGACGTCGGGGGAGTGCCCGTTCTGCCGGATCCCGTCGCTGGCCGACGACGAGGGGCTGGTCGTGCACCGGGGGGCACTGTCGTACGCGGTGCTGAACCTCTACCCGTACGCTCCGGGGCACCTGATGGTCTGCCCCTACCGCCACATCGCCGACTACACCGAGACGACCGACGAGGAGGCGGCGGAGATCGCCGACCTCACCCGGACGGCGATGCGCGTCATCCGCACCGTCTCGGGGGCCGGCGGCTTCAACATCGGCATGAACCAGGGGCACGTCGCCGGCGCCGGGATCGCGGCGCACCTGCACCAGCACGTCGTACCGCGGTGGCCCGGGGACCAGAACTTCATGCCGATCATCGGGCGCACCAAGACGCTGCCCGAGCTGCTCGGCGACACCCGGGCGCTGTTCGCCCGGGCGTGGCCCGCGTCCGACTAG
- the pgsA gene encoding phosphatidylinositol phosphate synthase — protein MMERFRAFWTKVLSPIAHLLIRMGVSADAVTLVGTIGLSAGALIFFPQGMLLTGVLVATAFVFSDLLDGYMARSQGKSSKFGAFLDSTLDRIGDGAIFIGLALYFAGPGDSEVYLVLSLVCLLMGAVTSYARAKAEGLGFHAKVGIAERADRLVAILVMTGLSAIFDLPILLHVVLWALAAASTITVVQRIWVVRRQALAEVADRPV, from the coding sequence ATGATGGAACGTTTCCGCGCCTTCTGGACCAAGGTCCTCTCCCCGATCGCCCACCTGCTGATCCGGATGGGCGTCAGCGCCGACGCCGTCACGCTCGTCGGCACCATCGGCCTCAGCGCCGGCGCGCTGATCTTCTTCCCGCAGGGGATGCTGCTCACCGGCGTCCTGGTGGCGACGGCGTTCGTCTTCAGCGACCTCCTCGACGGCTACATGGCCCGCTCGCAGGGCAAGAGCAGCAAGTTCGGCGCGTTCCTCGACTCCACGCTGGACCGGATCGGCGACGGCGCGATCTTCATCGGCCTCGCGCTGTACTTCGCCGGCCCCGGCGACAGCGAGGTCTACCTCGTCCTGAGCCTGGTCTGCCTGTTGATGGGCGCGGTCACGTCGTACGCCCGCGCCAAGGCCGAGGGCCTCGGCTTCCACGCGAAGGTCGGCATCGCCGAGCGCGCCGACCGGCTGGTCGCCATCTTGGTGATGACCGGGCTGAGCGCGATCTTCGACCTGCCGATCCTGCTGCACGTGGTGCTCTGGGCGCTTGCCGCTGCCAGCACCATCACGGTGGTCCAGCGGATCTGGGTGGTACGCCGCCAGGCGCTCGCCGAGGTCGCCGACCGACCGGTCTAG